One genomic region from Rosa rugosa chromosome 1, drRosRugo1.1, whole genome shotgun sequence encodes:
- the LOC133730883 gene encoding uncharacterized protein LOC133730883, with protein sequence MKRLWAKYRQSRDEDYEEMCMTNALVIAAVAEAESSNQTRRWGSRPGRAPNEKRFRESRGKNMMEDYFVQRPVFSDEEFRTRYRMSHNVFNRISSDVCRCDQYFVQKSNAAKKVGLLPEKKLTCS encoded by the coding sequence ATGAAGAGATTGTGGGCTAAGTATCGACAGTCTCGAGATGAAGATTATGAAGAGATGTGTATGACTAATGCCCTTGTGATCGCAGCAGTCGCTGAAGCTGAATCTTCTAATCAAACACGACGATGGGGTTCTCGACCGGGGCGTGCACCAAATGAGAAGCGATTTAGGGAATCAAGAGGCAAAAACATGATGGAAGATTACTTTGTTCAGCGTCCAGTTTTCAGTGATGAGGAATTCCGGACACGCTACAGGATGAGTCACAATGTTTTCAACCGCATCTCCAGTGACGTTTGTCGCTGTGACCAGTACTTTGTCCAGAAATCAAATGCTGCTAAGAAAGTTGGACTACTTCCTGAGAAGAAGCTGACATGTTCATAA
- the LOC133730891 gene encoding uncharacterized protein LOC133730891 — MRIAQQVGLENTVFSDEEFRTRYRMSHNVFNRISSDVCRCDQYFVQKSDAAKKVGLLPEQKLTCSLRMLAYGVGADQCIEYCRMAKSTSIEALKRFTRGIVNLYSAEYLRAPTPADLRRLLAKAERRGFPGMIGSIDCMHWQ, encoded by the coding sequence ATGAGAATTGCCCAACAGGTTGGGCTAGAGAATACAGTTTTCAGTGATGAGGAATTCCGGACACGCTACAGGATGAGTCACAATGTTTTCAACCGCATCTCCAGTGACGTTTGTCGCTGTGACCAGTACTTTGTCCAGAAATCAGATGCTGCTAAGAAAGTTGGACTACTTCCCGAGCAGAAGCTGACATGTTCCTTAAGAATGCTTGCTTACGGTGTTGGGGCAGACCAATGCATTGAGTATTGTCGGATGGCGAAATCTACCTCCATCGAGGCTCTTAAACGATTTACAAGAGGAATCGTTAATCTGTACTCGGCAGAATACCTCCGAGCTCCTACTCCGGCCGACCTCAGAAGATTGCTCGCCAAAGCTGAGAGAAGAGGTTTTCCTGGGATGATTGGAAGCATCGACTGCATGCACTGGCAATGA
- the LOC133730899 gene encoding uncharacterized protein LOC133730899 has protein sequence MSGSCNNLNVITKSPLFDELTAGRAPQIQFQVNNRICNLGYYLADGIYHRWVTFVKSIPRPTRPKDLKFSQAQEGCRKDVERCFSILQSRFSIVRGAARGWDREDLRYIMLTCIILHNMIIEDERPDDNDEDLESDEEEDNNMRPMLATVWEGPTGDDFDPIGRDGYYFNGFMNRYDAIRCANSHSNLQEDQIEHFWNIQGNMEI, from the coding sequence ATGTCTGGATCATGCAACAACCTCAACGTGATTACAAAGTCCCCGTTGTTTGACGAGCTCACTGCTGGTCGAGCCCCTCAGATCCAATTTCAAGTGAATAACAGAATTTGCAATTTAGGCTACTATCTCGCTGATGGTATCTATCATAGATGGGTGACTTTCGTGAAATCAATTCCGAGGCCTACACGACCCAAGGATCTGAAGTTTTCCCAGGCTCAAGAGGGGTGCAGGAAGGATGTGGAAAGATGTTTCAGTATTTTACAGTCGCGCTTTAGTATTGTTCGAGGAGCGGCACGTGGGTGGGATAGAGAAGACCTTCGATACATCATGTTGACTTGTATTATACTACACAACATGATAATCGAGGATGAAAGACCAGATGACAATGATGAGGATTTGGAgtctgatgaagaagaggataacAATATGAGGCCTATGTTGGCTACGGTTTGGGAAGGACCGACCGGTGATGACTTTGATCCTATTGGTAGAGATGGTTATTATTTCAACGGATTCATGAATCGATACGATGCCATTAGATGTGCAAACAGTCATTCAAACCTTCAAGAAGATCAGATAGAGCATTTCTGGAACATTCAAGGCAACATGGAGATCTAG